One genomic region from Metallosphaera tengchongensis encodes:
- the cbsB gene encoding cytochrome b558/566 subunit B, with protein sequence MSELRDEAIKLSLIFLGIGSIFQFILQFIFSISYLPVHVPFQGSLTRVGQIGLYMSYLSLSAFLVLSWDKAKALLPLGILLLISPSFTFINNYFTSPWWISFEVAIAIIGISGIIESLLKSSILSVLNVPTIFMVVLLLFAGLAVDIVHVELFINYLILFEASLAGLLAFTVVWSLRMTSARRALISYVAAVPALFSFLPIYFLVSSNRFMEIIMNMVMPSVFGIVLSSPYSLPLFIVSLAISMYLVATLALSRNPYAALGYFMVVTTTFLGVNGYHLILYLVYPIAGVILINIGAKKGNLRRIMDLIKPRQNNV encoded by the coding sequence ATGAGCGAATTAAGGGATGAGGCAATCAAGCTATCTTTAATTTTTTTAGGCATAGGTTCTATTTTCCAGTTTATTCTGCAATTTATTTTCTCAATTTCGTACTTACCCGTACACGTTCCTTTCCAAGGTTCGCTGACCAGAGTAGGTCAAATTGGACTATATATGAGTTACCTCTCCTTGAGTGCGTTCTTGGTCTTGTCTTGGGATAAAGCAAAAGCGCTGTTACCGTTGGGTATACTTTTATTAATATCACCTTCTTTCACGTTTATCAATAATTACTTTACGTCCCCATGGTGGATCTCATTTGAGGTAGCTATCGCTATTATAGGCATTTCTGGCATTATAGAAAGTCTACTCAAGAGCTCCATCCTTTCAGTGCTAAACGTTCCAACTATTTTCATGGTAGTGTTGTTACTCTTTGCTGGGCTGGCAGTCGACATTGTACACGTGGAACTTTTCATTAATTACCTCATTCTTTTTGAAGCGTCCTTAGCAGGGCTCCTTGCGTTTACTGTGGTGTGGAGCCTAAGAATGACGAGTGCTAGAAGGGCTCTCATTTCCTACGTGGCAGCTGTGCCAGCCTTGTTCTCCTTTCTTCCCATCTATTTTCTAGTTTCCAGTAATAGGTTCATGGAGATAATCATGAACATGGTGATGCCATCCGTTTTCGGAATAGTGTTGTCGAGTCCATACTCACTTCCATTGTTTATAGTGTCCCTGGCGATCTCAATGTACCTAGTTGCAACACTAGCCCTAAGCAGGAACCCTTACGCAGCTCTAGGTTATTTCATGGTGGTGACCACTACCTTCCTTGGGGTTAATGGGTATCACCTAATCCTCTACCTAGTTTATCCAATTGCTGGAGTTATTCTAATTAATATAGGTGCTAAGAAAGGGAACCTTAGACGGATCATGGATCTAATCAAACCAAGACAGAACAATGTCTGA
- the cbsA gene encoding cytochrome b558/566 subunit A, producing MAQRLKDKRLLVILGIGLLIASIIMGFVDVPMAQTTPQIVAYKVVGSADLNAPGTESFWQKIPWDNISLTANIPQAPTSGITHYVLVKTAWNGSDLMVLMSWYAPDPAFGAWSAAAGAIYPPASGPGLFRQIMLTPGTTYYINNTAKSYYAIVNGKQEQGRLVLNYSGITLPTPNGTQIEVLSNGTIILYHSLRPMEDLLYNNGMFYGYYTNTTWYYPDRAAIMWYMGTVIPPTSDCMNIGGKVPGQEFDGFTLKDAGGSLQQQGGAANIWMWVSGATWNNKTYDPAFAANLWNNESLTGLSYTDPGNSGFAVPLYTNNTNMYEVDTSGIWYAPVASAGLNGSLFFVKTGATYSNGYWTVEYVRPMAVPQSYSNYMPNFTVGNTYYVAFAVWQGKLGETLFDKSITSGFLQFTISNSAPSTTTTTTTTTTTTTTTTSNTTSTTTSSVGNVTLDVTVVGAIVAIIALIALYVVFRR from the coding sequence TTGGCTCAAAGATTAAAGGATAAGAGACTACTTGTAATTCTGGGAATTGGACTACTTATCGCCTCCATTATAATGGGTTTTGTGGACGTTCCTATGGCTCAGACTACCCCCCAAATAGTGGCGTACAAGGTAGTAGGCTCAGCTGACCTGAATGCGCCAGGAACGGAAAGCTTCTGGCAAAAAATTCCCTGGGACAACATCTCCCTTACCGCCAATATACCTCAAGCACCTACCTCTGGTATAACCCACTACGTACTGGTCAAGACAGCGTGGAACGGCTCTGATCTCATGGTATTGATGAGCTGGTATGCTCCCGACCCTGCGTTCGGGGCTTGGTCTGCGGCAGCTGGAGCTATTTATCCGCCAGCGAGTGGACCAGGTCTATTTAGGCAAATAATGCTCACTCCAGGTACGACATACTACATAAATAATACAGCAAAAAGTTATTACGCTATCGTAAACGGGAAACAAGAGCAAGGTAGACTTGTCCTGAATTACTCAGGAATAACGTTACCTACACCCAACGGAACACAGATCGAGGTCTTATCAAATGGAACCATAATATTGTACCACTCCCTCAGACCCATGGAGGACCTACTCTATAACAACGGAATGTTCTACGGTTATTACACTAACACTACGTGGTACTATCCAGATAGGGCCGCCATAATGTGGTACATGGGTACCGTGATCCCTCCCACAAGTGACTGTATGAATATAGGTGGTAAAGTACCAGGTCAGGAGTTCGATGGATTCACACTTAAGGACGCTGGAGGATCCTTACAACAGCAGGGAGGTGCTGCAAACATATGGATGTGGGTCTCTGGAGCTACGTGGAACAATAAAACGTATGACCCAGCCTTCGCAGCTAACCTGTGGAACAACGAGTCGCTCACAGGTCTAAGCTATACTGATCCGGGAAACTCAGGGTTTGCAGTGCCTCTATACACTAACAACACCAATATGTACGAAGTCGACACTTCTGGGATATGGTACGCGCCCGTAGCATCCGCAGGCCTCAACGGATCTCTATTCTTTGTGAAGACAGGAGCTACCTATTCCAACGGTTATTGGACAGTGGAATACGTAAGACCAATGGCGGTACCGCAATCCTACTCCAACTATATGCCAAACTTCACAGTCGGAAATACCTATTACGTAGCCTTTGCGGTCTGGCAAGGGAAACTTGGCGAGACTCTATTTGACAAGTCTATAACTTCTGGGTTCCTGCAGTTCACAATATCTAACTCAGCTCCTTCAACTACAACAACTACAACTACTACAACCACGACCACAACTACAACCACGAGCAACACTACCAGTACCACTACCTCCAGCGTTGGAAACGTTACTCTAGACGTGACTGTTGTGGGAGCAATAGTTGCAATAATAGCCCTGATTGCTCTGTACGTGGTGTTTAGGAGATGA
- a CDS encoding 3-methyl-2-oxobutanoate dehydrogenase subunit beta: MMLMRGNAACPGCPIPRELDALLEVTGKNTVLVVPASCTTVIMGDSKGMPSKVPVIHSAFAASAAIASGVKSALDARGEKATVVVWAGDGGTGDIGFASLSGAAERNEDIIYVCYDNEAYMNTGVQRSGLTPYGAWTTTTPSGKRERKKPLPQLVAQHGVPYVATASIAYLFDYQAKIRKAKDITGFRYIHLLSPCPPGWKFDSSLTVQVAKLAVETGIWPLYEIEDGKLRLTSVSKTLLDKANRKPVVEYLKLQGRFANLSDEDVKRIQNDVDEMWEELSKIVS; encoded by the coding sequence ATGATGCTCATGAGAGGAAACGCAGCGTGTCCCGGATGCCCAATACCTAGGGAATTGGACGCTCTCCTGGAGGTTACCGGAAAGAATACCGTCCTCGTAGTCCCAGCATCGTGTACCACAGTAATCATGGGGGACTCCAAGGGAATGCCTTCGAAGGTTCCAGTGATCCACAGTGCCTTTGCTGCTTCGGCAGCTATAGCTTCAGGTGTGAAGAGCGCTTTAGATGCAAGAGGAGAAAAGGCCACAGTTGTAGTTTGGGCCGGAGATGGAGGAACAGGGGATATAGGCTTCGCCTCGCTCAGCGGTGCAGCTGAGAGAAACGAGGATATCATTTACGTTTGTTACGATAACGAAGCGTACATGAATACTGGGGTTCAAAGGTCCGGGTTAACCCCCTATGGGGCATGGACCACGACTACCCCCTCCGGAAAGAGGGAGAGAAAGAAACCTCTGCCGCAACTAGTGGCTCAGCACGGTGTACCTTATGTGGCTACAGCGTCCATTGCTTACCTTTTTGACTATCAAGCTAAGATAAGGAAGGCAAAGGACATCACAGGTTTCAGGTACATCCACCTGTTGTCTCCATGCCCGCCTGGATGGAAGTTCGACTCCAGTTTAACGGTTCAAGTAGCGAAACTTGCAGTGGAGACTGGAATATGGCCGTTATACGAAATAGAGGACGGAAAGTTAAGGTTAACGAGCGTTAGCAAGACCCTACTGGACAAAGCTAATAGAAAACCAGTGGTGGAATATCTGAAGTTGCAAGGGAGATTTGCTAACCTCAGCGATGAAGACGTGAAAAGGATACAGAACGATGTGGATGAGATGTGGGAGGAACTATCGAAGATCGTAAGCTGA
- a CDS encoding transketolase C-terminal domain-containing protein yields MQTTYKRSIVTGMVGNHAVAYAVRQAKPQVLAVYPITPQTTMLEKLSEYIDKGQLKARLIRVESEHSALASVYGAALSGARVFTATASQGLLYMTEMIYWAGGQRVPMVAAVATRAIASPWSILDDHQDIMGKRDSIWVQMSAENVQEAYDLTLMAFRISEHENVTLPVMMGFDGFILTHTMERVEVLPDEVVDQFLPERRFNLVDFDDPVGVGSVATPEDYMFYRYEAQRSMERAKRVIEDIGKDYENITGREYGLVECYMCEDADYLVISMGAWSGDARVAAQRERDKGLRAGLLKIRVFRPFPKEKVREYVRRVRGVVVMDRAVSFGSGGVLGIEVKSSSYGLDVPIHNVIGGLGGKDVRPMHIQKVLEDLSQGKLEEERWLL; encoded by the coding sequence ATGCAGACAACGTATAAGAGGAGCATTGTAACAGGTATGGTTGGAAACCACGCGGTAGCTTACGCTGTGAGGCAGGCTAAACCGCAGGTGCTGGCTGTTTATCCCATTACACCGCAGACTACCATGTTGGAGAAATTATCTGAGTACATAGACAAAGGCCAGCTTAAGGCTAGGCTCATCAGGGTTGAGAGCGAACACTCGGCCTTGGCCTCAGTGTACGGGGCAGCTTTGAGTGGAGCCAGAGTCTTCACAGCGACCGCGTCCCAGGGACTTCTTTACATGACTGAGATGATTTACTGGGCTGGAGGACAAAGGGTTCCCATGGTGGCTGCAGTAGCTACTAGGGCAATTGCGTCCCCTTGGTCCATCTTAGATGACCACCAGGACATTATGGGGAAAAGGGACTCCATTTGGGTACAAATGAGCGCTGAGAATGTTCAGGAGGCCTATGATTTGACGTTAATGGCGTTCAGGATATCCGAGCATGAAAACGTCACACTTCCAGTGATGATGGGCTTCGACGGGTTCATACTCACCCACACCATGGAGAGGGTCGAGGTGCTCCCTGACGAGGTGGTGGATCAATTCCTCCCAGAAAGGAGATTCAACCTGGTTGATTTCGACGATCCGGTAGGGGTGGGTTCAGTAGCCACACCTGAGGACTACATGTTCTACAGATACGAGGCACAGAGGAGCATGGAGAGAGCAAAGAGGGTTATAGAGGATATAGGAAAGGACTACGAAAATATCACAGGGAGGGAATACGGTTTAGTGGAGTGTTACATGTGCGAGGACGCAGACTACTTGGTTATCTCCATGGGGGCTTGGTCTGGGGACGCAAGGGTGGCAGCCCAGAGGGAGAGAGACAAGGGATTAAGGGCAGGTCTTTTAAAGATAAGGGTTTTCCGTCCCTTTCCCAAGGAGAAGGTGAGGGAGTATGTTAGGAGGGTAAGGGGGGTGGTAGTTATGGACAGGGCAGTTTCCTTCGGCTCAGGCGGAGTGTTAGGAATAGAGGTGAAGTCGTCATCCTACGGTCTTGATGTTCCAATACATAACGTCATAGGCGGTCTAGGAGGAAAGGACGTTAGACCCATGCACATACAGAAAGTGTTGGAGGACCTGAGTCAGGGAAAGTTGGAAGAAGAGAGGTGGTTGTTATGA
- a CDS encoding 4Fe-4S binding protein, with protein sequence MIKVQPGIPIARPTIGSAGLTGTWRVLRPVIHYDRCTRCRLCFFYCVENSIDLEKNLYPSIDYNYCKGCGVCAQVCPTAAIEMIKEVK encoded by the coding sequence TTGATTAAAGTACAGCCTGGAATTCCCATAGCTAGACCAACCATAGGTTCCGCGGGTTTAACCGGAACGTGGAGGGTCTTGAGACCGGTAATTCACTACGACAGGTGCACTAGGTGTAGACTATGCTTCTTTTACTGCGTAGAAAATAGTATAGACCTTGAAAAGAACCTGTACCCTTCCATAGATTACAATTACTGTAAAGGTTGTGGCGTATGTGCCCAGGTCTGCCCAACTGCTGCAATTGAGATGATCAAGGAGGTGAAGTGA
- a CDS encoding 2-oxoacid:acceptor oxidoreductase family protein: MIEISLVGRGGQGVVTAGEILAKASIQEGKYAQSIPFFGGERRGAPVRSEVRISEEPILLHRRVYNPDVVVVFDTTLIDVINPLEGIKDNGILILNSGNPKKLWKRTYYVDATRIAISLGLVMAGWSVVNTAMLGALDRVLGVAKLETLETVVEEEFKGRIGELNAKAMALGKREVRELD; encoded by the coding sequence ATGATAGAAATTTCTCTAGTTGGAAGGGGCGGACAGGGGGTAGTCACTGCAGGGGAGATCTTGGCCAAAGCTTCAATACAGGAGGGGAAGTACGCTCAATCCATCCCGTTCTTTGGAGGGGAGAGGAGAGGAGCCCCAGTTAGGAGTGAGGTAAGGATATCTGAGGAGCCAATTCTCCTGCATAGGAGAGTCTACAATCCAGACGTTGTCGTAGTCTTTGACACCACGTTGATAGACGTAATTAATCCGCTGGAGGGAATAAAAGATAACGGTATTCTGATCCTCAATTCAGGCAACCCCAAGAAACTTTGGAAAAGAACGTATTACGTTGACGCCACGAGGATAGCCATATCCCTAGGGCTGGTAATGGCTGGGTGGAGCGTCGTCAACACAGCTATGTTGGGGGCTCTGGACAGAGTTCTGGGGGTTGCTAAACTGGAAACTCTTGAGACTGTCGTCGAAGAGGAGTTTAAAGGAAGGATTGGTGAACTCAACGCCAAGGCAATGGCACTCGGAAAGAGGGAGGTGAGGGAACTTGATTAA
- a CDS encoding radical SAM/SPASM domain-containing protein produces the protein MALSKFNVFIDNVLFNTLTGYAIELDQKELELLKRGEVPGHLKGIIEEGFSSGFRDLENTVENFLKKPILEPTLLLTYNCNFDCSYCFQKGFRKDLSVSDRVIRGFINYILKNHNGRKVRVTYFGGEPLLELRRIEEISKSLPGVDYSFSLVTNGSMLTKGVVDRLTPLGLSHVQITLDGPREVHDRRRYYIDGRGSFDVIVKNLRELQDRVKVVLRVNIDVHNFHEVDKLLDELKSEGISNVRLDPHLVHTNLFRNEWWENVIPRETESDVLLTFWQKAHERGFKIPQDIFRLGLCVAYVDEDIVVDPEGKIYPCWAFTGNHLYVKGRLEEDGTLTLNEKLLGRKTLRIREECKECPFLPLCFGGCRFLSVLEGKGYNGLDCRREAYEKIVKLVKNIMR, from the coding sequence ATGGCTCTTTCCAAGTTCAACGTTTTTATTGACAACGTTTTGTTTAATACGCTCACAGGGTACGCGATTGAACTGGACCAGAAGGAGTTAGAACTCCTCAAGAGGGGTGAAGTCCCTGGTCACCTTAAGGGGATCATCGAGGAGGGATTCTCATCAGGGTTCAGGGACCTTGAGAATACCGTTGAGAACTTTCTCAAGAAACCGATCCTCGAGCCTACCCTCCTACTTACCTACAACTGCAACTTTGACTGCTCCTATTGCTTCCAGAAGGGCTTCAGGAAGGACTTGTCTGTGTCTGATAGGGTGATCAGAGGGTTCATCAACTACATCCTCAAGAACCACAACGGAAGGAAGGTAAGGGTCACGTATTTTGGCGGGGAGCCTCTGCTTGAGCTGAGGAGGATCGAGGAGATATCTAAATCCTTACCAGGAGTTGATTATTCCTTTAGCCTAGTAACGAACGGCTCCATGTTGACCAAGGGAGTGGTAGATAGGCTAACCCCCCTGGGACTCTCCCACGTCCAAATAACCCTAGACGGACCTAGGGAGGTGCATGATAGGAGAAGGTATTACATAGATGGAAGGGGATCATTCGACGTGATAGTTAAAAACCTTAGGGAACTCCAGGATAGAGTAAAAGTGGTACTTAGGGTTAACATAGATGTCCACAACTTCCATGAGGTGGACAAGCTCCTTGATGAGTTGAAGAGTGAGGGCATTTCAAACGTTAGGTTAGACCCGCACCTCGTCCACACCAACCTCTTCAGGAACGAGTGGTGGGAGAATGTAATTCCAAGGGAGACGGAGTCAGATGTGCTCCTAACCTTCTGGCAGAAAGCCCACGAGAGAGGCTTTAAGATACCTCAGGACATCTTCAGGCTTGGGCTATGCGTAGCTTACGTGGACGAGGACATAGTTGTGGACCCGGAAGGTAAGATCTACCCTTGTTGGGCCTTCACTGGGAACCATCTTTACGTTAAGGGTAGACTGGAGGAAGACGGAACCTTGACCTTGAACGAGAAGCTCTTGGGTAGAAAAACCCTGAGAATTAGGGAAGAGTGCAAGGAGTGCCCCTTCCTACCCCTGTGTTTTGGCGGTTGTAGGTTTCTTTCCGTCCTGGAGGGAAAGGGCTACAATGGTTTAGACTGCAGGAGGGAAGCATATGAAAAAATTGTTAAGCTCGTTAAAAATATTATGCGGTAA
- a CDS encoding peptidase U32 family protein: MRLVVGTNFDDTLVEKIREYPVTHMFGSHTKTLTGHGRASFVLPTIDDERFRAHLEVVHGSKIKFLYTMNTATLNGGEYSEKYLTRLRNEIERLVNMGVDGFVVALPLLIKLIKREHPDLEVSISSYARIYNLREVENFVDLGADTVILHEDDNRNFRLLKSLERFKGKVDFEVITNNSCLWGCAYRRTHDIVSSQSSAENGIIAWFEYPILFCATDVRNDLANIVRMRWIRPEDLRVYEDLGIDRFKIAGRNKRTEWIVRAVKAYASRKYVGNLLDIVSYPQGRAVPKVMEKVNGPKDYELLKEVYVDNLKFPENWLSFFKYNECEERSCSECRYCDAVARQVINVNGIELNSLRLNRVEVPIDLIPRFGDNGKDQ, translated from the coding sequence ATGAGGCTCGTTGTAGGAACGAACTTCGACGATACGTTAGTGGAGAAAATAAGGGAGTATCCAGTTACCCATATGTTCGGAAGCCATACCAAGACGTTGACTGGTCACGGTAGGGCGTCTTTCGTGTTGCCCACGATTGACGACGAAAGGTTTAGAGCCCACCTTGAGGTAGTACACGGTTCCAAGATTAAGTTCCTCTACACTATGAACACTGCGACCCTTAACGGTGGGGAGTACTCAGAGAAGTACTTGACTCGTCTAAGGAATGAAATCGAGAGACTAGTTAACATGGGAGTAGACGGATTTGTCGTGGCGTTACCACTGCTGATAAAGTTAATAAAGAGGGAGCACCCTGATCTGGAGGTATCCATCTCCTCCTATGCTAGGATTTACAACTTGAGGGAGGTCGAGAATTTTGTGGATCTTGGTGCTGATACTGTGATCTTACATGAGGATGACAACAGGAACTTTAGGCTTCTCAAGTCGCTGGAACGGTTCAAAGGTAAGGTCGACTTTGAAGTAATTACCAACAACTCCTGTCTTTGGGGATGCGCCTATAGGAGAACTCACGACATAGTCTCGTCCCAGAGCAGCGCAGAGAACGGGATAATTGCCTGGTTTGAGTACCCCATTCTGTTCTGCGCCACTGACGTGAGGAATGACCTCGCGAACATTGTGAGGATGAGGTGGATAAGACCGGAGGACCTGAGGGTTTATGAGGACCTTGGTATAGACAGGTTCAAGATCGCTGGAAGGAACAAGAGGACAGAGTGGATAGTCAGGGCAGTGAAGGCTTACGCTTCCAGGAAGTATGTAGGAAATCTCCTTGACATAGTGAGCTACCCCCAGGGAAGAGCTGTACCTAAAGTAATGGAGAAGGTAAACGGACCCAAGGACTATGAGCTGTTGAAGGAGGTGTACGTGGACAACCTGAAATTCCCTGAGAACTGGCTATCGTTCTTCAAGTACAACGAGTGTGAGGAGAGGAGTTGCTCCGAATGTAGGTACTGCGATGCCGTAGCCAGACAGGTAATAAACGTGAACGGGATAGAACTGAACAGTTTGAGGTTGAATAGGGTTGAGGTGCCAATAGACCTCATACCGAGGTTTGGGGACAATGGTAAGGATCAATAA
- a CDS encoding MBL fold metallo-hydrolase yields MVRINNIRIMELLEPDFFGGVLNHNLAVVERGPSGGLMLIDTGLPGYLETIEEYLKSWGFSIEDVSDVVVTHWHHDHAGNASEIRKLSGAKVYAHYLETSYLLDPPTYQISYAEVTERLKVPEEDFKRTMRRINDLKYDPVIVDVTLRGGEDLAGFKVIHVPGHTPGHIALYNGEDLVVGDAMRGIGGEPTPPLEFFSWDYELSLASFRKLSSIPAKVIVPFHGEVIQKW; encoded by the coding sequence ATGGTAAGGATCAATAACATTAGGATCATGGAATTGTTGGAACCTGACTTTTTCGGGGGTGTCCTAAACCACAACCTAGCGGTCGTGGAAAGAGGGCCCTCAGGAGGTCTCATGTTGATTGACACGGGACTCCCAGGTTACCTGGAGACCATCGAAGAGTACCTTAAGTCATGGGGGTTCTCCATCGAGGACGTGTCCGATGTCGTTGTAACCCATTGGCATCACGATCACGCTGGGAATGCGTCCGAAATCAGGAAGCTATCTGGAGCTAAGGTTTACGCTCATTATCTGGAGACATCTTACCTACTAGATCCCCCCACATATCAGATATCGTATGCTGAGGTTACGGAAAGGTTGAAAGTTCCAGAGGAGGACTTCAAGAGAACCATGAGGAGGATAAACGACCTAAAGTACGATCCAGTAATAGTGGACGTTACTTTAAGGGGAGGGGAGGACTTAGCTGGCTTTAAAGTCATACATGTCCCCGGGCATACCCCAGGGCACATAGCGTTATACAATGGGGAAGACCTAGTTGTGGGAGACGCAATGAGGGGGATAGGGGGAGAGCCCACCCCTCCACTGGAGTTCTTCTCATGGGACTACGAACTCTCCTTGGCTTCGTTTAGGAAGCTCTCTTCAATTCCCGCTAAGGTCATTGTCCCTTTCCACGGTGAGGTGATACAGAAGTGGTAG
- a CDS encoding radical SAM/SPASM domain-containing protein → MVAPYVVVLESTKACDLACKHCRAKAIPNRLPGELSTEEVKRLVDDLSESGVKLFVISGGDALKRDDLFEILRYSSKRITTALSPSGSRIDLGVAKKIMESGVSMVSISIDGPEHIHDEFRGVRGAFKMAKDAVKALKSAGIPVQINSTISKYNVNELELLKETVLGMEPVYWDIFMLIPTGRATKEMMVSPEEGERVMRTVARWRTQGINVRMTCAPYLVRVVNEMGVRPVAPDRNYGRRSVQGARGCMAGNGYAFVAYDGTVYPCGFLPTPVGNIRYKKFSEIYENSLLFKSLRDPSKLQGKCGLCEYKTVCGGCRARAFSITEDVMAEDPFCTYVPSVMRLRA, encoded by the coding sequence GTGGTAGCCCCTTACGTAGTGGTTTTGGAGAGCACTAAGGCGTGTGATTTAGCTTGCAAACATTGTAGGGCAAAAGCCATACCTAACAGGTTGCCAGGTGAGCTGTCCACAGAGGAGGTTAAACGTCTAGTTGATGACCTCTCTGAATCTGGGGTGAAACTTTTCGTAATAAGTGGGGGAGACGCTTTAAAGAGGGATGACTTGTTTGAGATCCTCCGTTACTCCTCTAAGAGGATTACCACTGCCCTTTCACCCAGTGGGAGCAGGATAGACCTTGGAGTGGCGAAGAAGATAATGGAGAGTGGAGTGTCCATGGTGTCCATTAGCATAGACGGACCAGAACACATCCACGATGAATTCAGAGGGGTCAGAGGGGCATTCAAAATGGCAAAGGACGCAGTGAAAGCGCTCAAGAGCGCTGGTATACCGGTTCAGATAAACTCTACAATCAGCAAGTACAACGTCAACGAGCTTGAGCTGTTAAAGGAAACCGTCCTAGGGATGGAACCTGTTTATTGGGATATATTCATGTTGATCCCTACAGGAAGAGCCACGAAAGAGATGATGGTTTCCCCCGAGGAAGGAGAGAGAGTTATGAGGACTGTAGCGCGTTGGAGGACTCAGGGAATTAACGTGAGGATGACGTGCGCCCCATATCTTGTGAGAGTAGTGAACGAGATGGGGGTGAGACCTGTCGCTCCAGACAGAAACTACGGAAGAAGGAGCGTACAAGGGGCTAGGGGATGTATGGCAGGGAATGGTTACGCCTTCGTTGCCTATGACGGTACTGTTTACCCATGCGGGTTCCTCCCAACGCCAGTGGGGAACATAAGGTACAAGAAGTTCAGCGAGATATATGAGAACTCCTTGCTTTTCAAGAGTTTGAGGGACCCATCTAAACTTCAGGGCAAGTGTGGGCTATGCGAGTACAAGACAGTTTGCGGAGGGTGCAGAGCGAGGGCTTTTAGCATAACTGAGGACGTCATGGCGGAGGATCCCTTCTGCACCTACGTCCCAAGCGTTATGAGGTTGAGAGCTTGA
- a CDS encoding radical SAM/SPASM domain-containing protein, giving the protein MISVSRLITKRPEEADRIRYAGLKDRYPSVLVFNVTRNCNLRCRHCYSNSGTQLFTDLPLSSWLNAVKQASEMGVKHILLSGGEPLARRDIHIIAKEAHDHGIRVELSTNGTMVTRERLEELKGYIDYVGISVDGPEVVHDKFRGVDGAFKRAMRGIHLSREMGIKTGLRFTITKENYHYVDFVFELMKKEGIDRVCFYHLAYAGRADREMDIDNSTRLGVIRKIVEYSRSGEWEVLTADNPVDGILIYRLTGSQAVLELLKRNGGNKSGERIADVTPEGLVYPDQFTPIPLGRIENLKQIWDEPNHLVKELRNRKLHVKCSSCKFFDVCNGGLRGRALALYGDLWERDPSCYLHEIERDLGLND; this is encoded by the coding sequence TTGATAAGCGTATCCAGACTAATTACCAAGAGACCTGAGGAGGCCGACAGGATAAGATATGCCGGTCTCAAGGATAGATACCCCTCTGTGTTAGTATTCAATGTGACCAGAAATTGTAACTTACGGTGTAGACATTGCTATTCGAACTCAGGGACGCAACTGTTCACGGACCTACCTCTCTCATCGTGGTTAAACGCGGTAAAACAAGCGTCCGAAATGGGAGTAAAACACATATTGCTGTCCGGAGGGGAACCCCTGGCTAGGAGAGACATCCACATTATTGCCAAGGAGGCGCACGACCACGGAATTAGGGTGGAGCTCTCCACTAACGGAACTATGGTCACTAGGGAGAGGCTGGAGGAGCTAAAGGGTTACATTGATTACGTAGGAATAAGCGTCGATGGACCCGAGGTGGTTCACGACAAGTTCAGAGGTGTGGATGGAGCCTTTAAGAGAGCTATGAGGGGGATACACCTGTCAAGAGAGATGGGGATCAAGACGGGTCTCAGGTTCACGATAACCAAGGAGAACTACCATTACGTGGACTTCGTCTTCGAGCTGATGAAGAAGGAAGGGATAGACAGAGTATGCTTCTACCACCTAGCTTACGCCGGAAGGGCAGACAGGGAGATGGACATTGACAACTCAACAAGGTTGGGCGTAATTAGAAAGATCGTAGAGTACTCTAGAAGCGGGGAGTGGGAAGTCCTTACCGCTGACAACCCGGTGGACGGGATCCTCATATATAGGTTAACTGGGAGCCAAGCGGTCTTGGAACTTCTCAAGAGAAATGGAGGAAACAAGTCGGGTGAGAGGATAGCCGACGTAACCCCTGAGGGTCTAGTTTACCCAGACCAGTTCACGCCTATACCGTTAGGGAGGATTGAGAATTTAAAGCAGATATGGGATGAGCCCAACCATTTGGTTAAGGAACTTAGGAATAGGAAACTTCACGTTAAGTGCTCCTCTTGTAAATTCTTTGACGTATGCAATGGTGGGCTGAGGGGGAGAGCCCTAGCCCTATATGGTGACCTTTGGGAGAGAGACCCCTCATGCTACCTCCATGAAATAGAAAGAGATTTAGGGCTTAACGACTGA